The nucleotide window GCTCGTAAAGGTGGGTGTGAGGATGGGCGACCGTTGCGGTGAACATCGCCATGTCCGGTTTGAGCGAGATGGCAAAACGGATCGTTTCCTTTATCGTCTGCACCGACTCGGTAGGATAGCCGATCATGAAATAGGCGAAAGCCTCGATGCCGGCCTCTTGGGTCCAACGGAAGGCCGTCCGAATCTGCTCAATCGAGATGCCTTTGCGCATTAGTTTCAACACCGAGGGGACGCCGGACTCGACCCCAAAGCGGAGGCGCGCACATCCTGACTTGGCCATCTTGCTGAGCAGCTCGGGGTCCACCAGATCAACCCTTGTCGGCGTCTCCCACTTTATCTTGATAGCACGACGAATTATCTCGTCGCATATCTCGGTCATCCGCTGCTTGTCCAGCGTCATTACCGTGTCGTAGAACATAACCTCGCGGACGCCGTATTGCTTAACTACGTGCTCTATCTCGTCCACAACGAGCTTGGCCGAACGGAATCTGACCTTATCGTCCCAAGGGAACTTCGCACAGAACCCGCAGTGGAAAGGGCAGCCCCGAGAGCTGATCATTGTTGTCATGGGGTCAAGTGCTACGGCTGAGGAGTACATGTTCTGGTTTATGAGGTCCCTTGCGGGGAATGGGAGAGCATCTATGTCATCTTCCATCGCCGCGGGGTTGAGTAGCACTTTCCCGTTTGACTTGTATGCGAGCCCGCGAACGCCGGAAGGGTCCCTTCCCGAGTCTAGAGCGTCCACAAGCTCCACGATGGCATGCTCGCCCTCGCCAATTATCCCGAAATCGATGCAGTCGTGAGACAGGGTCTCCTGAGGATAGATCGACAGCTGCGGGCCGCCCATTACTACTGGCGCCCCAGATTCTTTCGCTACTTTGGCGGCGAGCAAAGCGCTCTTGAATGTCGGCGTCATCGTTGATATCCCAACGAGATCGGGCTGTTTTGCCTTGATGACCTCCCTTAAGACGCCAGCGCTGAGATTCTCCACGTAGTTATCAAGAATCTCGACGTCATCGTTTCTTTCCTGCCTGAGCATTGAGGCGAGATACATCAGACCTAGCGGAGGGAACTCACCACGGACCTTCTCCATCTCGGTGGCCAGGGCAGTGTTGACCATCTGAGCTTCACGATTATGATTCTGCATGAGAAGTATTCTCAATACGTATCTCCCCTCAATGGGCACGTTAAGGTGTTACTTTGATGCCATTTTTATCCTTGATTATTATGAACAAAGATGGGGAGTTGTCAAATGTGCGTAGGGGAGGAGTTTCCCCAATACTTGGGTAGGGTAGGTTGCGTTATTGGCTATGTAGCGGCGATTTGGACGTTGAGGAAGTGGAATTGGCAAGCTCGGCCGATGTGGCCCTGAAAGTGACCTGACGTGCATAGCCCCGTGTGCAACGCGGGGTCACGGGCTAGCACATTCTATGGGGACAAGGGCAAGCCCCAAACATTACTGACAATCTAAGGTCAAACCCTCCCAACCCCCACCTTGACGCTGAGCATGGCCTTGAGTAAGGTTTAGTAAGTAATTGCTTCTAGGGAAAAGACAAGGGGATGGAACGGGTTTCAGGGAGGGAGGGCGCTGCCTATGCTTACTCATCTTCGCATAAAGAACTTCAAGGCGTGGCAGGACACCGGCGATATCCGCTTGGCGCCGCTGACAGTCTTTTTTGGCACAAATAGCTCTGGCAAGAGCAGCATCAGTCAATTCCTATTGATGCTGAAGCAAACCGCTCAATCGGCAGACCGAAAGAGGGTGCTCGTGCCGAGCGACCGGGACATGCCTATAGACCTCGGAACATACCTTGACATGGTGCACGGTCATGATAAGCCCGAGCATATTTCCTTCGAGCTCGGATGGAATCTCGCCAAAGAGATGCAGCTCAAGGATGTGGTGCATTCGGGGGATGTCTTTTCGGGAAGAACGATGAGATTTGAGGCCGCGCTCGCTCTGGCCGGTGGGAAACGCCAAGATGTTGTCGTTCATCGAATGTGTTATCAACTCGGCAGTTTGCCTGAGAAGGGCCTTGAACTCGGCATGAAGTTGAAGACTCTGAAAAGCCCTGGAAAAGACAAATATGAGCTGGTGAATTCCGGCTATAATCCGGTTCGGAAGGAAGGTAGAGTTTGGCCGTTGCCATCTCCCGTTCACTTCTACGGGTTCCCAGCGGAAGTAATGGCCTATTATCAGAATGCAGGATTCGTGGGGGACCTGGCGTTTGCGCTCGAGCAGCGTTTGCAGCTCATGTCCTATCTAGGGCCCCTTAGAGATTATCCACGACGCCAATACACTTATATGGGCGAGACACCGGAGGATGTCGGCTGGCAAGGAAAACAGTCCATTCCAGCGATTCTGGCGGCGCGCGAGCGATTCATCAGGCCAGGCAAGTATAAGCCCCGGAAGTCTTTTCAGGTTCTCATTGCCAGCTGGCTGGAGAAGATGGGTTTAATTGAGAGCTTTGATGTCAAACCAATTGTGCCTGACGGACGACTGTATGAAGTCGTCGTCAAGACGCCAATGACCGAAGCGCACGTGAACCTTACCGATGTTGGTTTCGGTGTGTCCCAGGTTTTGCCAGTGCTGGTCCAATGTTTCTATGCGCCTCCTGGCTCGATAATCATAATGGAGCAACCAGAGCTTCATCTCCACCCGTCGGTGCAGGCCTCGCTCGCCGACCTGTTCATTGAGGCGATTCAAGCGCGGGAGAACGGCAAGGACCGCAACATTCAGCTTTTGATCGAGAGCCACTCCGAGCATTTCCTGATCCGGCTACAGCGTCGAATTGCTGAGGAAAAGATCTCTCGTGAGAAGGTGGCGATTCACTTCTGCAAACCCACTAGTTCAGGGGCAAAGATGGAAAGCTTGGAGTTGGATCTCTTCGGC belongs to bacterium and includes:
- a CDS encoding radical SAM protein, producing MRILLMQNHNREAQMVNTALATEMEKVRGEFPPLGLMYLASMLRQERNDDVEILDNYVENLSAGVLREVIKAKQPDLVGISTMTPTFKSALLAAKVAKESGAPVVMGGPQLSIYPQETLSHDCIDFGIIGEGEHAIVELVDALDSGRDPSGVRGLAYKSNGKVLLNPAAMEDDIDALPFPARDLINQNMYSSAVALDPMTTMISSRGCPFHCGFCAKFPWDDKVRFRSAKLVVDEIEHVVKQYGVREVMFYDTVMTLDKQRMTEICDEIIRRAIKIKWETPTRVDLVDPELLSKMAKSGCARLRFGVESGVPSVLKLMRKGISIEQIRTAFRWTQEAGIEAFAYFMIGYPTESVQTIKETIRFAISLKPDMAMFTATVAHPHTHLYELALQHGLVKGDYWREFTLGNTDQKLPFFVEDADRWAKKAYKAFYLRPSFIAERLTKMRSWQDIRKAVSAGIMLIRMKH
- a CDS encoding DUF3696 domain-containing protein, translating into MLTHLRIKNFKAWQDTGDIRLAPLTVFFGTNSSGKSSISQFLLMLKQTAQSADRKRVLVPSDRDMPIDLGTYLDMVHGHDKPEHISFELGWNLAKEMQLKDVVHSGDVFSGRTMRFEAALALAGGKRQDVVVHRMCYQLGSLPEKGLELGMKLKTLKSPGKDKYELVNSGYNPVRKEGRVWPLPSPVHFYGFPAEVMAYYQNAGFVGDLAFALEQRLQLMSYLGPLRDYPRRQYTYMGETPEDVGWQGKQSIPAILAARERFIRPGKYKPRKSFQVLIASWLEKMGLIESFDVKPIVPDGRLYEVVVKTPMTEAHVNLTDVGFGVSQVLPVLVQCFYAPPGSIIIMEQPELHLHPSVQASLADLFIEAIQARENGKDRNIQLLIESHSEHFLIRLQRRIAEEKISREKVAIHFCKPTSSGAKMESLELDLFGNITNWPEDFFGDRFVDLAEMTRAAATRRMGEER